CAATTTAGCACGTCCAATACTCTTTTCATTAAGTATAATTCTTTCCTGATAGTTGAGGATTATATTCAAAATGAAGGTGTCCAATATTATGAGATTTGTTCTTTAGTTCTCAAACACACATCCATCAAATTTCTTCTTGCTCTAGTGCACTATAACTGAAACTAGAGCAACTTAATGTGAAAATTGTCTTACTCCTTATGTTGAAgaggattttttttctcaaacagAAGGTTTCAAGGAGCTCGAAAAGGAGGACAAGATTTTTGAACAACAAATCCTATTGTATAGGTTGAAGCAATTTCTAAGATTGTGGTAAGGAGGTTTAATGATTTCATCGTCTTATGGATATACTAAAGTCTTTATGAAGCATGCATTTATCATAGGAATACAAATGATGGTTCTTAGGTTTATCAACCTATATGTATGTAGACAATATGTTTATAGGTCCAAGAACATGTTTAGATTCAAAAGTTGAAATCGTTGTTAAGCAACGAATATGAGGTGGAGAAGATTAAAGCTTCTAAAAAGATTTTAGATATGGAGATTATATGAAATCCTGCTTAAAAGAAACTGTCCTTGAGTTAAAGAGATTATATTCAAAATGTCCTGAACCATTTTGGTATGTCACATGCCAAGTTAGTTATGACTCCTTTGACATTGTCTATTTGTTCTTGTGCATTCAGTACTACTCAATTTGAAACATAGAGGGATATGTTTCATGTTCCTTATGCTACTATAGTGGGAAGTTTGATATATCCAATGTATGTACTCAACCTAACTTTGCTAAAATAGTCAATATGATGAGCATATACATGGACAATCTTGAAAAGGAACATTGAAAAGTGGTGAAATATATCTTTAGGTACCTTAGTGATACTTTTAATCCGGTACTTATCTACAAGAGTAGAACATTGTCCACTTGTGCAAATTATTCAAATTCTAACTATTAGTAATTTGTAAACCTATAtacaattaaatatgtttttgcttAACAACTCATTAGTCAACATTATCTTGCGatatgtagtttttttttaccAACTACAGTATAGTATATGACTTTAATTGAAATTGTGAATTATAGGATTTAATTGAAGGGCTCATTACTTGTGAGAGTTTTTCCATAAGATATTTTATCATCTTTTATGATAGTCTTGATATAATTTTGTTGGCCAAAGAACAAGTTGTGaatgaacaaaatatatttgtatcaGATATCACTTCATTCACACAAATGAAAgcattaaagtgaaaaagattGATATGAGAAAGAATATTGTAAATATGTTTAGGGATTGTGATTAACATTGATTGTTACTATCTATGATGCACAAATACGATACGTGTGTATCGGATACGATATGTATCCGATACgtcgatacatttattttcaaaataataggatacgatatGTGATAGATAcgcaatatataaatattgaaaaatgtacaataattcttacaaatataataaatatatgattattaatgTGTGAATTCAAAATTCCTAATTAGAGACCAGCTATTTTGATAGCCAAAACcgggtagctaatgttagtgaccaatttaaaaaccaattcataattttaattattttaattatcaatttagagactaattataattttttggaactattttagttgtcaatttggttactatatagtaactaattaatttttgtcactaaaattgttcacttttcaaagattttattgtagtgtaTTACGACTTTATAAagtagatacttcattgataaatattgttaacgtatcctaaagtatcggaCACGATACGTGTCGAACAGGAATACGTGACCTAAgttgaagtatcggtgcatcatatgttactattaatattgatgttgaagaaaattaaaattaaagtggAGATTTGTGAGACAAATTCACATATCTTATTAGAAAAAGATTAtgttatgaatataaatttgtgTGCTCATTCAAATTGCAAATtggtttaaaaagttaaaagcaTATTCtattttagtctctaaattaagtttaattttaattttagtttctaaattctATAAAATCCACAATTTAGGtcctatattattttttagaattttaatctCTAAAATGTTAATTATACTTCATTTCAgtctttgaatatttttaatgtaattttcgttctttcatttttaattactcataattttttttttcaattgtcaGTTCAATTATCTTTTACTTACATAATGAAATTGGAGGAAAAACACATAATACTATATGACTCTCTTTTTTCATTGAAAAGGGTAAATGACGTACGAGTTGTAggtattcttttaataaatataatttgatggtgatttaatatattttttaaattaaaaatggaatagttataattaattaaaggttAAAGGATCAAAATGGCGcaaaatgaatttcatgaccaaaattatagtcaattaaaattaaaggatTAAACTTGTgggagaaatttaaaaaaaaaaaactacaagattttgttttttctttaaatataaggACTAAAATTACAATTGTTAGgattgaaaaattattagtgAGAATTCTATGTTTACGGAGTCAAATTTGTAATTGTGAACAATGTCGTTCAATGTTAGAAAATAACTAGAAATTTGATCTTTTATAAATCGAGTTCCTATTTATGTACAATGTTgtccaacataaaaaaaatccactTAGAATTAGATTATTCCAAAGTAAAATTCATAAGaaattttccaattttctttcgaaaataaaaaaaaatagaaaaaagtaaCGTCAACTCAATTCCTCATAAACTAAATTCTAACCATTGTTCCCATGCTAACGATGTTATTATTTGACTATCTTAAATGAAATTCTCTcccataaataataaataagtctattacagaaaaaaatcaacaaatattcatttacagatttttttaaaaatggattTATTAGCAAGAGTCAGGGCTTAGACAAAATTTCAgagtttataattttcaaaataatcagATATATAGCATCATTACCACCACACTTATAGTTACACGTAGACACTTTTTCACTCCCACTTGTTCCGATCTCAACCACACAAAAAAACAAGAgcaaacaagaaaagaaaaaagaagtagaTAAGGCACAGGAACAAGCACTGGTTATGCTTGTGAACAATAGCCATGGCAACTTCATCCACCACTTTGTTCTCATCATTCATACCTGCAACCACCCCATCAATCAAGTCTCCaaaaaatcaactttttttGCTTCAAAATCGATCTTTAAATCGATCCAAAAGGGTTTCCCTCGTTGTACGCGCAGTCAAGCCCCCTGCTGGTGTAAAGCTTCTTCTTTTGCTTCTTCTGTCATTCCCATTTCTTGTTGCagctttttttgttgttttttttttcctctcactTTGTTGTTGATGATTATGAAGCAATTGGGCATGTTTGTCTGGTTCTTTCAGGTGGAATTTCCAAAAGTTGAGCCTCAGTTTAAGCCTCCGTTTCTTGGGTTCACTAGAACTGCAGAAATATGGAACTCTAGAGCTTGCATGATTGGAATCATTGGAGTTTTTGTTGTAGAGTTTGTGAGTGTTCATCTTTTAACTGCTATGTATATACCACATGGCTTTAATGATTTTGAAttgataaaagtaattttttatacatattttcttaCCATTTTTGCTTTGAGCATAGGTATTGATGATGAGTTTGGTTATTAACTGTATGGTTTTGCAGATAATAAACAAGGGAATACTTCAGGTGATTGGGGTTGATGTTGGCAAAGGTCTTAACCTTCCTCTCTGAACATTTTTTTGGTCTGTGCAAGTAAATGCTGTCATATATAAGTCaactttaactttttcttttttaatggTTCCAtgaacaaattttcaaattggcattttatttgaaaatctttgtaATCTTGTATTTTTGTACGCAATCTTTCCTTAATCTAAAATCTGTGTTGAGGTGAACTTGTGATGTTCTTGAGTAATGCCAGTGACAGTGAATGTCGTTTTTCTTGGTTTGGTAAACTGAAATCAAACTGCGTGGCAAGCTAAACTAAGTTATTCTTCACTCATTAGATTCTGAGACATTGTGTtggtaataaatattttgcttAATCATGAATTGAATCTGAGGTAGATCTGTTTAggtcttttaaattaaaaaaaaaaaaaaggtaaattcTTTTGATGTTACTTCAATCAAAGGTAATCCAACATACTCTTATAGAGGTCGGTCTAATGACATTTTCATGGAAGTTGATCTAATGATACTTTGATACCAAGCcaataaaatcttaattaagATGGTGTTTATAATGCTCTAAGTGATTATgaggtgatgatgatgatgatgataaaatcCAAGCTAAAGAGGCGTTTTAAAGATAATGTAAAAGTtttagataaacaaaaaaaaaaaattgccttTGACAAAAGATGAtgaatattgaatttttatttttcaaaattcaaaagaaagtaTTTCATCCATATTCAATTAATTGAATTggatttaaaatcaaataatgagTTTGGATTTGAAACTCATCTATTAAActgaaactaaaattatttggCTCCAAATTATTATagattacattttatttattttttatgtatattttgaatttgaaaaaaagtattttttttatgcgtGCCATATTGTAACTCCAAAGAAATAATTCATTATTAGATCAGATTTGCAATGGAAGTTACAGAAGCAAAGAACGACCTACGaaaaaaaagttacaataaCTATTTCAACGAGCTTTTTCCTAAAAACTTTtacgaaaataaaataaaattaaagaaacttataaacttaaaattaagtTATGAATAAGTTAAAATCACATTTAAAGAATCTATACATTAGTTTGTGAATAGCTAGCTAATTTAGCTATTGAAAGAGTAAAATTTCAACTGTTCTCCTATTTTGCTCTCctaaaaatctttaaaaaattgtgtaaacacatccataatgaaatataattatttgacaaAAATCACGAGTTAATGTATAAGTAGATAACATtctctttaaattttaactctGTATAGGCAAAGATAAGTAgataatattgttctttttaGATTGGATTGTTTGCAGATGAGCCGATAATAATATCGTTTttagatataaattaaattttagtctATAAATCGATTTTTTGCTTTGAACATCCAATaatcattttgtttaaattgaaaattttaatcattgttTAAGACTCATTTGTTACCTGACTCACAAGCCTATTGAACCGTTTCACTTGTCATAAAATCATcaagaaaaattatactttaactctcattcttatttttatccTCTATTTTCTTATATGATTTAGTATGGACTATTGATTATTTCAAAGTAAAAGATAGTGgtacattaattaataactcACATTAAGTCGTGTCagaaaataaagaatgagagtaaaaaaatgggaattataatatcattatacAATTGTCAGTATCACTAACGGATCTTCACATAACTTTTTgagtattaaaattattataccaCAATTTTGAGGATGTTAAAATTACTGTACAAAAATTATAGAACaaccaaatatataaaatttactaaaattcaaataaattattttacttacatactaaaatgttttatattttattgacaaatattagttgttaatattttgttaatatgaaAATTGAACCTACAATTTCTTTCATCCTTCTTTCCAAACTCAAAATCTACCTTATATctccaaaattttaataagaaagtTAAACTCATAATCTCTACCTCCTTTCCCTTCAAATTTACCATCAAATCACCTTATCATTCCACCTGCATActaatataaatgtatatataaaaggttaaataaTTCCAAAGATTCTCATTTtcgaaatctcaagtaggttcctttttttttatttgactcaattgggTCTCTATCTTGgaaaatttgttataattagGTCTTTCCGTTAGTAGGACACTAAGGGTGTTAACTATGTGTCACATGTCAGCAcgtagttttgattttttttttaatttttaaaaaataaaaaaattgtcacgtgtcaaactGACGTTGTGCCATATAACATGTGGCAGTGGTAGTGCCATGTGTCACTATGGGATGTAAGAAGTTTTAATGTAAtccctatatttattattttgtctcaatttggtcccaatttttttaaaattgaattaatttcaactctattcaaattgagacaaaattttacttttatataaatttcacAATGATATTtctaacaagattaagttttttgatttttcatttaactttatttaaatattgtttcaaatatttatatatcaataatttatagacaaatgttagggttgatttaaaaataacaattttatacattgaatcataaaattttaaataaatatattcattttaaattgttataaaattattttaaaattttatatttgaatttgtaaagtttttttttttgtaaagcaactctaacatttatctataaattatagatatataaatatttaaaacaaaatttaaataaaattcaatataaaatatacattaaataaacttaattttgttaaaaatatcaattataataaaaataacattgtaaaatttctataaaaattaaatttggtagattgatgaaattaattcaattttaaaaaatttgagaccaaattgacacaaaataacaaatatagggactacagtgtgacttttcacatccaataatGACATGTGACATTACCACGACCACATCACAACGTCTttgccacgtggcacaacgtcagattgacacgtggtaatattttattttaaaaaaaatcataaaaaattaaaaattaaaaaaaaattaaaattaaaaaaaaaaatgtgctgacacgtgacatataGTTAACACAGTTACTGTACCACTAACGAAAATGACTTAATTGCaactaatttttcaaaatagaaactCAATcgagtcaaataaaaaagaggggacctacttgagattttgTTACAAAGATGGGGacctatgaaataatttaacctatatAAAAAGATTCAGTAGTCTTCGATGTTGATCAATGTCATTGATATGGTATTTCCATATAATGAAAAACATATATGTTATgacaatacaaatatttaaaaattaataatgataaaattttaaaggttaaattactcttttggtccctctatttgtcatgaaatttcattttggtcctcaagtttttcattgtctcaatttggtcctcattttcttaaaattgactcaatttggtcctcactgttaactttgaccagacggtgttaaagtcaatgtcacgtgtcaatctctggtttttttgaatttttttgaattttttttatcttttacacgtttcacttcacagttgtgccacgtgtcaaaatgactcaatttagtccctatatttgtttttagtttcactttagtcccaatttttgtaaaaatgaagcaatattgtccttccttatattgacactcaatttaatctttgtatacaacttatgatgatattcttaataaaattgacgtttttattaaatatttgtagaaatatttttaaataagggtttttttagttttattattaaacaaagttaaaccccaaacttaatttcaaaaattaacaattttgtcatcatatataaagacatCAAATGTATCGTATTATAAaaacttagtgaagattaaaaatcaaataacttgtcacacataagtttaggaactaaatttcaagttcaaaacaaaaccaaagtctaattttttgtatagaatttaaagttaatttaaaatatttatagaaatatttaaaaaactttaattttagtaagaatatcaccataaaatttataaaaaagtaaatttagtgtcgATTTAAGGGATGacaatattatttcatttttacaaaaattgagactaaattgaaactaaaaacaaatattaagaccaaattgagttactttgacacgtgacacaactaTGAAAtgacaagtgtaaaaaattaaaaaaaattaaaaaaaaattaaaataaaacagaaattgacatatgacgttgactttaacaccattTGGTCAAAGTTAATAATGAGGACTatattgagtcatttttaagaaaatgaggactaaattgagacaacgaaaaatttgaggaccaaactgaaatttcatgacaaatagagggaccaaaagagtaatttaaccaattttaaatattgaaataaatacaaatgaaTGTATTATTTAAGGATTTAAAccaaaaagtttaatttatcaGATAaacaagtaattcaaaaaattattgaaaactcaaaataaaataaaatgataaataacgTAAAACATATccaaacatttttatatatctaATTTGTATAAACAAAAATGGCTCTGCTATTCAATGTATTTGGAATGATAATGAGACtgtaaaaatcattatattAGACTTTTTTATTATTGCCATTATATTACACTATGATTTTTCACTCCATTAAAAAGTAGCTCTTTCAACTTTACCCTGCAGTTTTTTCAAGCTTCCAATTTAAAAGTAGATAGATCACTACTCTTTTTATAtgtattgaaaataattataaatataaatttttcgaAACCACATTGTGATTTTTCACCACGTAAGTGTAACTAAATATCATCGTGGTTTTTCAATGCGATCCACATTTTCAAACACCCACTAAATCAACAGTAAGAATATCAAGAAGAACATTAAGATAATTGATACTGATATTGATAACCACGTATCAAATTTCAGAACTAACGAGGAAATCCACATTAACCTACATAATTCGGACTTCTAACAGCTTTAACTGTTGTAGATTAACAAGACTCTTAACTAGCTCTGCTTTTAAAGCGCAAAGCTTTCGTAAGATCATTTCATAAAATACTACATAAATTAGCTTTTAtcatcaaattaaaaacaaaaaatctatAACGATTATATAGTGTAGCAGCAAAAGGGTCGCCTCAAGAAGgaccaatttaaataatccTACTAATTCTAGTATCTATGACCTTCGCGTCTGTGTCGAGAGCATCAGCAAGAGACATCTTACGGTGTTTCCATAAAGACTCGGCCAAGTTCTTCATTTCCTCCCCTTCACCCTTTCTCTTTTCTTGGACACTAAGTACTTCTGCATATGCACCTATAACATAAAGCAACATTTAGACTAGTCAGAATAATCTACAAACATGCACATACAGAGccttaaatttgaatattaaggCATAATGTTATTGAGTGGGAACTAGTCATTCCTTTGGCCTGTGCTTACTGTTTCTTAAGGTTAACTAACACTCTGAAGAGTGAGTGCATtaatgaagatgaagaaaaatagcaaaaatacAACATTTCAAGAGGGATAACAAGGAGCATAACAAATTatttagtttctttattttgcatttcttgaactcataatatataagatttATCATTTCCTTTTATTTGTAAAACAGGTGTAATTAGGAACTTTCAGCCTACGCTGTAGTCTGACCTATTAAGCCCAATAAAGCTAGAGGGTGACACTATAAGACAAGGAAACAAGGAGCAATTTGAAGTCATCCATCTCCATTATAAGCACAACCAGGTTTAATACTTGTCTGCCCGGAGAACTGAATTTGGTCCTATAATGCTGAACTGAATTGTGAGTAATGCAATAGCTaacttattatcataataaagaATCATAGGTTCTTCATATGTCACTTTAAgatcatttaaaataattctcAGCCATAACAATTCACACAACTCATGTGTCAACTCGGAATTCCGTCGCTGTACTAGAACTTGcaacaatattttgtttcaaaagTTATCAAATTTCCTCCCAAGAACATAAAATATCCTGAGGTGGATTTCCTATCCATGACAAATCCTGCATAATCTATTTCAATATACACCTccatttctaatttttcattcCGCTTGAACAATAATCCCTTTCCTAGACctttctcaaattttgttggATTCTGTTTGTAGCTTGTAAATGTCCTAATTCTCAGCCATAACAATTCACACACCCCATGTGTCATAGTTTGGAATCCTGTCTGCACTAGAACTTGcaacaatattttgtttcaaaaattaCCAAATTTCCTCCCAAGAACATGCAATATCCTAAGGTGGATTTCCTAACCGTGACAAATCGTGCATAATCTATATCAATATACACCTCcatcatttctaatttttcattcCGCTTGAACAATAACCCTTTCCTAGACTTTTCTCATATATTGAAGGATTCTGATTACAGCTTGTAAATGTCTCTCCCTTGGATCAAGTATGAACTGACTAACTACACTCACAACATATGCTATGTCAAGTCTGGTGTCAGCTAAGTAAATGAGCGTAACAACAATGGCTTTTATTCACAGTAGAACTATCTTCATCACTCCCAATTCTatggttttgttttaaattccGTTGGTCTTATAGTTAATCTTACCTATTTCTTTGAGAAGATCAAGAAGATACTTTCTCTGGGAGATAAAGATATCTTTCTTTAAGTGAGCAACTTCTATATTAAGGAAGTACTGAAATTTTCCTAGATCCTTTATTTCAAACTAAGTAGCAAGCTTTTCTTTCAAGATTGTTTATCATGTTCAACATCTCCTACAACAATCATATCATCTACATAGATGAAGAGTAATGTAAATTTTCTTTCTTGGAAATGTTTAATGAACAGGTTTTGATTGCCTTAACTTTGTCGATACCCCATAGAGATCATAACTTGAGTGAGTCTCCCAAACGAGGCACGAGGTGACTGCTTGAGTCCATACAAGGCTTTATTCAACCTACATACTTTATTCCCTTCTTCAATAGGCCTAAAACATGGAGGAATTTCCATGTAGACTTCTTCCTCTAATTGTCTATGCAAGAAAgcatttttcacatcaaattgTTGTAATTCCCCTTCAAAATAAGCTACCAATAAGAGAATGGTTCTAATAGTATTCACACCAGCAGCAAGTAACTAGCAAGAAAACAGATATAATGAAAGACAAGAAGCATGAGCCAGATGAAAACAAATCGGCAATCGGAACTGTAAAATAACAAGGAAATTAACCTCAAACGCAAGATTGAAACGTCACTGATTGAAACGTCAGGAGAACAAGGTTGAGTCAGAACAACGAGTATGTAACACAACACGAACAATACACTGAATAACAAATGCGATTCATGAAGCTACAATTGACAAAGCTTCATGCACAAAACACGCACGGTCAACAAGTGCGTGATGCACGAACTGCAACTGGTGAAACTTCAACGGAAATGCGATTTGCAAAACTGTAAATAACGAGGCTCCAAAATTCACATTAAACTTGAAGAAGACGAATCAATAGAGAAGCGAATCAATATTCACCCATTGGACGTGAGATAGAGAGTGGAAGAGAAGCAAATAGATATCGAGAAAataaagctctagataccatgttaGAGCAGAAGAACGAGAGAAAAAGGAGGGAAAATATATTGAACTGaactaaattttattgaatgaatGTTACACGTTGAATGTTTTGTATAACTTGTATTTATACTACACAATACAATGTGTACAACTGCACAAAggatttaaaactaataatggTTGACCATTGACTATGGTTGACCATTGACCATAGTTGACCACTAACTATTATCTTTAcactaacaaaatttaacatttgtAGATAAGATAGGTTAAAGGTTCTGTGAAAATTCAATGTTAACATTTCTATAgaagataataaattaaattaatttcagcAAAATCAAAGGATCACTACCCCTTGTACATGCATACTGGAATAAACAATTT
This region of Vigna unguiculata cultivar IT97K-499-35 chromosome 5, ASM411807v1, whole genome shotgun sequence genomic DNA includes:
- the LOC114185723 gene encoding light-harvesting complex-like protein OHP1, chloroplastic encodes the protein MATSSTTLFSSFIPATTPSIKSPKNQLFLLQNRSLNRSKRVSLVVRAVKPPAGVEFPKVEPQFKPPFLGFTRTAEIWNSRACMIGIIGVFVVEFIINKGILQVIGVDVGKGLNLPL